A window of Thermodesulfobacteriota bacterium genomic DNA:
TCGCCCTCGGCAGCCCAGAAGGCGATCTGGTCGGGGGTCGTCACGTCACGCCTCGCCCCAGGTGCATGAGACCATGTCGGGTGCCGGAACCGCCAGGGGCGGCTGCCCCTCTCTGCCATACGTTGAGATCCCCGTGATTCATGATCGGTCCGGACTCAGACGGCCGGGCGGGTCCAGTTCACGCAGCGCACGCCAGGGATCACGGCGAAGTGCCGTTCGTTGTTGGTCACCACGGCGTAGCCTTTGGAGATCAGATGACCTCACCGTCCTGGCCGCGCGTGCTGACGTTCAGAACGGTTATGCCAACGATGGCACGTCCGTCTTTCCGGATCAATATGTCCTCGTCCGCTTCTATGGTCCTGGTGGCTCGTTGCGGCTTGCGAAAGCTCATATACAAGACATCAGCTTCCTTGTCGTAATCAATCCAGACTTGCCGGGCAGGGAGCCTCATCATGTCGGCAGCCATGTTCAGGCATCCCTTGATGAAACTCTCCGTCCTGGCGGTCACTGTTGTCGCCATACGATCGCTCCCTTCGGCTTGTCGTCGAGGAAATACGCAGTGATGACAACGCCGTCACTCGTCGATATTTCTCGGTAAACGACAACCAACCATTTGCCTTTACCCTGTTTTATAGCCGAGCCTGGATGAGCGAGATGGCCAGGTCAACCTTCGGCACGATCAAATCCTGTCCGTCACAATCGACAACCCAGTCATTATTGGGGTTGCCTCCGTAGCACCCATCGCACTTCTGTCTCACAGCATCAAGCGCAGCGATGGCCTGCTGATACAGCTGGTCCTGCACGACTGGATCGGATTCAGCCTCGGCTGCCTCGATGAGAGCAATAGC
This region includes:
- a CDS encoding DUF2283 domain-containing protein, translated to MATTVTARTESFIKGCLNMAADMMRLPARQVWIDYDKEADVLYMSFRKPQRATRTIEADEDILIRKDGRAIVGITVLNVSTRGQDGEVI